In a genomic window of Melitaea cinxia chromosome 25, ilMelCinx1.1, whole genome shotgun sequence:
- the LOC123665900 gene encoding uncharacterized protein LOC123665900 has translation MPKRSRSQLSRNSSQARASKIRRNEESSSETENRLSIHRQYVAQSRARESSTERSQRLAEQNMRTTQIRARESSLQRSQRLAEQNVRTSRVRARESSLERSERLADQNLRTSQARARESSLERLQRLAQQNLRTSQIDYAQQSSVQIGDMNKICPKCSAKKWVDETNGMCCASGKTAHPGRYNAPAVNEVAVLLVDEEKGPRDIVLHGRDGQLKRVSELHRSYDPLQYPLMFVKGEDGYYLTIPQEGTARNKTVTCMQFYAFRLMVRANCFNALHYYRDLFSQYIVDMMAKMISERLNYICRNQQRLRAEEYIHLRDALNQDGNVDPSNIGQRVILPSSFTGSPRYLHEKTQDAMTYVRNYGRPDLFVTFTCNPEWPEIKAELLPDQRSFDRHDIISRVFHLKMKKFLNLFVKNEIFGKVKCYMASVEWQKRGLPHCHLLFWLETKIQPDEIDSVIVAELPNQQNDPILYDIVTKNMVHGPCGEHNLSAPCMKNGICTKKYPRRLVNETQTGEDGYPVYRRRDAANGGLSASLNIRGRNFTIDNSWIVPYSPLLCRTFNAHINVEYCHSVQAIKYICKYINKGSDQATFGVRNPNDEVENYVNGRYISTSEAAWRIFEFPIHERHPTVLQLAVHLENGQRVYFTTETAVQVAQNPRKTTLLAFFELCNEDEFAKTLLYHEVPQYYTWANNKFTRRKRGENVVGYPGIKKDSALGRVYGVHPSQSECFYLRMLLHHVRGPTSFQYLKTVDGVLKETYQAACRARGLLENDDHWENTLREASLSQCPLQLRELFVVILLFCQPSEPLKLWNIFKDDLCEDIRHRIRQQNQDITLPYNEDIYNEGLIQIENKLLQLNDKSLSDFGLPSSVRTESNAAETMTHRYDTNNLTAFVNENLPKLVPDQRHAFETIVDSVIHDKRKVFFLDAPGGTGKTFLANLILAKIRQSGKIAIAVASSGIAATLLKDGKTAHSTFKLPLSVNLEQQSTCSIRKNGPIGKLLQDASLIMWDECTMSHRAHIEAVNRTLQDLRNSSAVMGGITFVFAGDFRQTLPVINRGTRADIIKACLKSSPLWTTIETLKLRTNMRAHLHGITDSDFPQQLLKLGEGIFPTPNLSGHCDILLDESLGQILHNLENLIDSVYPDIENLHERDFHWLCSRAIVSPKNDTVNEINNLIVQKVPGQTKTYKSIDTVTNIEDAVHYPQEFLNSLNPSGLPPHELTLKIGIPIMLLRNLNPPSMCNGTRLLIKELEDNLIVATIITGPAGGQLAHIPRIPMIPTDLPIPFKRLQFPVKTSFALTINKSQGQTFELVGIDLRKKCFTHGQLYSTIINVDGSTLMTVDELPSKSGLFYQPLGDILISESFWKLVIFRNLEPLFLSHSLNVIKEQVKVQKQLLKEQQNSFNNNFSSPKYSFAAIALGLPMLIFLLYKCCPWHLWSRNLGQPDLRPRSGCIQIFNNCINNSRRRSNVGIPMPTIPTTSCISVREWLDTNYPNKWIGRGGPLPWPARCPDLTPMDFCVWGQSGGIMVKSLVYSEPNPILSVEVLKERIINAANDIRTLITGVVKSGPAWEYFEKLYAADKPYGELRVAHRLTDEHIIKEKINKMKVKPTAQVFSQSGAAATARGDLTPECRDLIPLVVG, from the exons ATGCCTAAAAGATCAAGATCTCAACTTTCTAGAAATAGTTCCCAGGCCAGGGCATCAAAAATACGTCGAAATGAAGAATCTTCATCAGAAACTGAAAATCGTCTTTCAATTCATAGACAATATGTGGCACAATCGCGTGCTAGAGAGTCGAGTACCGAGCGTTCGCAACGGCTCGCTGAACAAAATATGAGAACCACTCAAATACGCGCGCGAGAATCCAGTTTGCAGCGTTCTCAACGGCTCGCTGAACAAAATGTGAGGACTTCTCGAGTCCGCGCGCGAGAGTCCAGTCTTGAGCGTTCAGAGCGACTAGCTGATCAAAATTTGAGAACCTCTCAAGCACGCGCGCGAGAATCGAGTCTTGAGCGTTTACAGCGTCTAGCTCAACAAAATTTGAGAACCTCTCAG ATTGATTATGCTCAACAGTCTTCCGTCCAAATCGGCGACATGAATAAGATCTGCCCTAAGTGTTCAGCCAAAAAATGGGTCGATGAAACTAATGGCATGTGCTGTGCTTCTGGAAAA ACAGCACACCCGGGTAGATACAATGCTCCAGCTGTAAACGAGGTAGCCGTTCTCTTGGTTGACGAAGAAAAAGGCCCCAGAGATATAGTGCTCCACGGAAGAGACGGCCAACTTAAAAGGGTCTCTGAGTTACACCGATCGTATGATCCACTACAGTATCCCTTAATGTTCGTGAAAGGAGAAGACGGTTATTATTTAACCATTCCGCAGGAAGGTACAGCGCGTAACAAAACTGTGACGTGCATGCAATTTTATGCATTTAGGTTGATGGTTAGAGCTAACTGTTTTAATGCATTACATTATTACAGGGACTTATTTAGTCAATATATTGTCGATATGATGGCAAAAATGATATCGGAACGATTGAATTACATATGTCGTAACCAACAGAGACTAAGGGCTGAAGAATACATTCATCTCAGAGATGCTTTAAATCAAGACGGAAATGTTGACCCATCAAATATCGGTCAACGCGTAATCTTGCCATCTTCATTTACAGGTTCTCCGCGTTACCTGCATGAAAAAACCCAAGACGCGATGACTTATGTCCGAAATTACGGGAGACCAGACTTATTTGTCACATTTACGTGCAACCCCGAATGGCCTGAAATTAAAGCGGAACTACTACCTGATCAGCGATCTTTCGATCGTCATGACATCATTTCAAGGGTGTTTCATTTGAAAATGAAgaaattcttaaatttattcgttaaaaatgaaatattcggCAAAGTGAAATGTTACATGGCAAGTGTAGAATGGCAGAAGCGAGGTTTACCACACTGTCATTTGCTGTTTTGGCTAGAAACAAAAATCCAACCAGACGAAATTGATAGCGTCATAGTTGCGGAACTGCCCAACCAACAAAACGATCCGATATTGTACGATATCGTAACAAAAAATATGGTGCACGGACCATGCGGAGAACATAACTTATCAGCACCATGTATGAAAAACGGtatttgcacaaaaaaataCCCACGACGTTTAGTCAACGAAACTCAGACTGGAGAGGACGGATATCCAGTTTATCGTCGTCGTGATGCCGCAAATGGAGGACTGAGCGCTTCGCTAAATATCAGAGGCAGAAATTTCACTATAGATAATAGTTGGATTGTCCCATATTCTCCACTTTTGTGCAGGACGTTTAATGCTCACATAAATGTAGAGTACTGTCACTCAGTTCAAGCCATCAAATACatttgtaaatacataaataaaggaTCGGACCAAGCTACATTTGGCGTCAGAAACCCAAATGATGAAGTGGAAAACTACGTAAATGGCCGTTACATAAGTACTTCCGAAGCTGCTTGGCGAATATTCGAATTCCCGATCCATGAGCGGCATCCTACAGTTTTGCAGTTAGCTGTCCACTTAGAAAATGGCCAAAGGGTGTATTTTACCACAGAAACGGCTGTACAAGTGGCCCAAAATCCACGTAAAACAACATTGCTGGCTTTTTTTGAGCTCTGTAATGAAGATGAATTCGCAAAAACACTTCTTTACCACGAAGTCCCGCAATACTACACATGGGCCAATAATAAGTTCACCAGAAGGAAGCGTGGTGAGAATGTAGTTGGCTATCCAGGCATAAAAAAAGATTCCGCTTTAGGTAGAGTCTACGGTGTCCATCCTTCTCAATCCGAGTGTTTCTATCTTAGGATGTTGCTGCACCACGTACGCGGTCCAACTTCATTCCAGTACTTGAAAACCGTTGACGGAGTTCTGAAAGAAACGTATCAAGCTGCTTGCCGTGCTAGAGGTTTGCTAGAAAACGATGACCATTGGGAAAATACTCTCAGAGAAGCTTCGCTTTCTCAATGTCCATTACAATTGAGAGAATTGTTTGTGGTCATACTTTTATTTTGTCAGCCATCGGAACCATTAAAATTATGGAACATTTTCAAAGACGATTTATGTGAAGATATTAGACACAGAATCAGACAGCAAAATCAAGACATCACCTTACCATACAATGAGGACATTTATAACGAAGGTTTGatacaaatagaaaataaactGTTGCAATTAAATGACAAAAGCCTAAGTGATTTCGGATTACCATCATCAGTTCGTACAGAAAGCAATGCAGCAGAGACTATGACTCATCGCTATGACACAAATAATTTGACCGCTTTTGTCAATGAAAACCTGCCAAAGTTAGTCCCAGATCAAAGACATGCTTTTGAAACTATAGTCGATAGCGTCATTCATGACAAaagaaaagttttctttttggATGCACCTGGTGGAACGGGAAAGACGTTTCTTGCAAATTTGATACTTGCTAAGATAAGACAATCAGGGAAGATAGCAATAGCAGTTGCTTCCTCAGGAATTGCTGCAACTCTCTTGAAGGATGGCAAAACTGCTCATTCTACTTTTAAACTTCCACTATCCGTCAATCTTGAACAACAATCTACATGTTCCATCCGCAAAAATGGACCTATTGGTAAATTACTACAAGACGCCTCATTGATTATGTGGGACGAATGCACGATGAGCCATAGAGCACATATAGAGGCCGTGAACAGAACCTTACAGGATCTAAGGAACTCCTCTGCAGTCATGGGCGGGATTACTTTTGTATTTGCTGGAGATTTTCGACAGACTCTCCCCGTTATTAACAGAGGCACGCGAGCAGATATCATCAAGGCATGCTTGAAATCGTCTCCCTTATGGACTACGattgaaacattaaaattaaggaCAAATATGAGAGCTCATCTTCATGGAATCACTGATAGCGATTTCCCACAGCAACTGCTAAAACTTGGGGAAGGAATTTTTCCAACTCCAAATTTAAGCGGTCATTGTGACATTCTTCTGGATGAGTCTCTAGGCCAAATACTCCATAATTTGGAAAATTTAATAGATTCTGTATACCCTGATATCGAGAATTTGCACGAAAGAGACTTCCATTGGCTGTGTTCTCGGGCTATAGTATCACCTAAGAATGATACTGTCAATGAAATAAACAATCTGATTGTTCAAAAAGTCCCCGGCCAAACAAAAACATACAAATCGATCGACACTGTAACGAATATTGAAGATGCAGTCCATTATCCACAGGAATTTTTAAATTCGTTGAACCCTTCTGGACTGCCACCCCATGAATTGACGTTAAAAATCGGAATCCCAATCATgcttttaagaaatttaaaccCTCCGAGCATGTGTAATGGGACGAGGCTGCTTATTAAGGAGTTAGAGGACAATTTAATAGTAGCAACTATTATCACTGGCCCAGCAGGTGGTCAACTAGCTCATATACCGAGGATACCGATGATCCCAACTGATCTGCCAATCCCATTTAAACGGCTTCAATTTCCGGTAAAAACATCTTTCGCATTAACAATTAACAAGTCCCAAGGCCAAACCTTCGAATTAGTAGGGATCGATCTGCGAAAGAAATGTTTTACTCATGGTCAACT GTACTCCACAATAATAAACGTTGATGGAAGTACACTTATGACTGTAGACGAACTACCATCTAAGTCTGGCTTATTCTACCAGCCCCTAGGAGACATCCTTATCTCAGAAAGCTTCTGGAAACTAGTTATATTTAGAAATCTAGAACCACTTTTTCTCTCAC ATTCCTTGAATGTTATCAAAGAACAAGTCAAAGTCCAGAAACAACTTCTGAAGGAACAACAGAACTCCTTCAACAATAATTTCTCCAGTCCTAAATACTCTTTCGCCGCTATAGCACTGGGCTTACCAAtgcttatttttcttttatacaaatgcTGTCCATGGCATCTCTGGTCTCGAAACCTAGGCCAACCGGACCTTCGGCCCAGGTCAGGGTGCATACAAATATTCAACAACTGTATCAACAACTCAAGACGAAGATCGAACGTAGGAATTCCAATGCCTACCATTCCGACGACATCGTGCATCAGCGTTAGGGAATGGTTGGACACTAACTATCCTAACAAATGGATTGGACGAGGTGGGCCTTTACCCTGGCCAGCCAGATGTCCCGACCTGACCCCCATGGATTTTTGTGTATGGGGGCAGAGTGGTGGCATTATGGTGAAGAGCCTTGTTTACAGTGAGCCCAACCCCATATTGTCAGTGGAAGTTCTCAAAGAAAGGATAATTAATGCTGCTAACGACATAAGAACATTAATCACTGGTGTAGTGAAAAGTGgtcctgcg tgggagtattttgaaaaattgtatGCTGCTGACAAGCCATATGGGGAATTAAGGGTCGCACATCGACTTACCGACGAACATATTATtaaggaaaaaattaataaaatgaaggtAAAGCCTACAGCTCAAGTGTTCAGCCAAAGCGGAGCTGCGGCGACTGCTAGAGGTGATTTGACACCGGAATGTCGTGACCTAATTCCCCTGGTTGTTGGATAA